In Paroedura picta isolate Pp20150507F chromosome 1, Ppicta_v3.0, whole genome shotgun sequence, the following are encoded in one genomic region:
- the LOC143829536 gene encoding semaphorin-7A-like: MTALLRLCFWSLVCLAASQKIPRLKLVPTDTLNASFVEEAGLMVLFHDAGSDQLFIGGREQLWILTFKDSVVTPTQIQLSADEKVKENCKKKSGVNQKECHNFIQVIQRLNSTNIIVCGTNAASPKCWVLDNNNTYYERHTIKIKAEDVVPPFPSQTAVTIAVDGNLYSALSGSKSVIQRSYGPRRLIKTEDNWLARAEFISAALLPESNKVNDEIYFFYNEVNQSAGLDDEPYKAQLGRMCKVDEGGKNLLIDSWTTFLKARLVCGHSRDPKRFHRLRDAFLLKEGRTLYGIFSNSWGKTAVCKYSMNEISSTFKTSKLKGYTSPLPTNRPGTCMAPGSQPSKNTLMIIKDYPEIETVIYPEGQRLLYLLENNETYTRVVADRVRDANNVSQDVLFLGTDQGKIHKVLQKGEQTVIISELSPFKKEAPVSSMVLDTTMGHLYVSTEFEVVRLSLADCEQYKDTCWNCVLARDPYCGWDPNTLTCSSVSQVGNHSGSLLQSLDPQSTDVCIGLEEQKTQEALKKVSVDPTGYIYLPCPMRSHHATYTWKKDDSTTYSCSIDGESCTLRFGETTPMDQGVFKCTSKEEGYQEEITAYEVTLNSGRMPEVSLVVVVATGVLFLAVTILLL; encoded by the exons ATACTTTGAATGCCAGCTTTGTGGAAGAAGCTGGACTGATGGTCCTTTTTCACGATGCCGGTTCGGATCAGCTCTTCATCGGAGGCCGTGAGCAGCTGTGGATTCTGACGTTTAAAGATTCTGTGGTGACGCCAACGCAG ATACAGTTGAGCGCTGATGAAAAGGTGAAGGAGAACTGCAAGAAGAAGTCGGGGGTGAACCAG AAGGAATGCCACAATTTCATCCAGGTGATCCAGCGCCTGAACTCCACAAACATCATCGTCTGCGGCACCAACGCGGCTTCCCCCAAGTGCTGGGTCCTC gACAACAACAACACGTATTATGAAAGGCACACGATCAAAATCAAGGCAGAAGACGTCGTCCCCCCGTTTCCATCTCAAACAGCTGTGACCATCGCAGTGG ACGGTAACCTGTACTCTGCCTTGTCGGGAAGCAAGAGTGTCATCCAGAGGAGCTACGGGCCCAGACGGCTGATCAAGACCGAAGACAATTGGCTGGCCA GGGCGGAATTTATCAGCGCcgccctgctgcctgagagcaaCAAGGTCAATGATGAAATTTACTTTTTTTACAACGAGGTCAACCAGAGTGCCGGCCTGGACGATGAACCGTACAAAGCTCAACTCGGGCGCATGTGTAAG gtgGATGAAGGTGGAAAGAACTTGCTGATAGACTCGTGGACCACCTTCCTGAAGGCCAGGCTGGTTTGTGGCCATTCCAGGGACCCCAAACGTTTCCATCGCCTCCGGGACGCCTTTCTCCTCAAAGAAGGCCGAACCCTCTATGGAATCTTCTCCAATTCATG GGGCAAAACGGCCGTTTGTAAGTATTCGATGAACGAAATCAGCTCCACCTTCAAGACGTCGAAACTGAAGGGGTATACCAGCCCCTTGCCTACCAACAGACCCGGGACG TGCATGGCGCCAGGTTCCCAACCGTCCAAAAATACCCTGATGATCATTAAGGACTATCCCGAAATAGAGACGGTCATCTACCCAGAGGGGCAGCGCCTCCTCTACCTTCTCGAGAACAACGAAACCTACACCCGGGTTGTGGCGGACAGGGTGCGGGACGCCAACAACGTCAGTCAGGATGTCCTCTTCCTTGGGACAG ATCAAGGGAAGATCCACAAGGTGCTTCAAAAGGGAGAGCAAACAGTCATCATTTCGGAGCTGAGCCCCTTCAAGAAAGAAGCACCTGTCTCTTCCATGGTCCTGGACACGACTATG GGTCACCTGTACGTGAGCACTGAGTTCGAGGTGGTGCGCCTCTCGCTAGCGGACTGCGAGCAGTACAAAGACACCTGCTGGAATTGCGTCCTGGCCCGCGACCCCTATTGCGGGTGGGACCCAAACACCCTGACGTGTTCGTCCGTCTCGCAAGTTGGAAACCACAGTGGCAG CTTGCTTCAAAGCCTGGATCCACAGTCCACAGATGTGTGTATAGGACTTGAAG AACAAAAGACCCAGGAAGCGCTCAAGAAAGTGAGCGTGGACCCAACCGGCTACATCTACCTGCCCTGTCCCATGCGATCCCATCACGCCACCTACACCTGGAAGAAGGATGACTCCACAACGTACTCATGCTCCATCGATGGGGAATCCTGCACCCTTCGTTTCGGGGAGACCACCCCGATGGACCAGGGCGTCTTCAAATGCACCTCCAAGGAAGAAGGCTACCAAGAGGAAATAACGGCGTACGAGGTCACCCTTAACAGCGGCCGGATGCCCGAGGtctctttggtggtggtggtggccacGGGCGTCTTGTTTCTGGCCGTCACGATTCTCCTCTTATAG